A stretch of Equus caballus isolate H_3958 breed thoroughbred chromosome 11, TB-T2T, whole genome shotgun sequence DNA encodes these proteins:
- the MIEN1 gene encoding migration and invasion enhancer 1, which produces MSGEPGLTSVAPPPGEIEPGSGVRIVVEYCEPCGFEATYLELASAVKEQYPGIEIESRLGGTGAFEIEINGQLVFSKLENGGFPYEKDLIEAIRRASNGEPLEKITNSRPPCVIL; this is translated from the exons ATGAGCGGGGAGCCAGGGCTGACGTCCGTAGCGCCCCCTCCCGGGGAGATCGAACCGGGCAGTGGGGTCCGCATCGTGGTGGAGTACTG TGAACCCTGCGGCTTCGAGGCGACCTACCTGGAGCTGGCGAGTGCCGTGAAGGAGCAGTATCCCGGAATCGAGATCGAGTCGCGCCTGGGGGGCACAG GGGCCTTTGAGATCGAGATAAATGGACAGCTGGTGTTCTCCAAGCTGGAGAATGGGGGCTTTCCTTATGAGAAAGAT CTCATTGAGGCCATCCGAAGAGCCAGTAATGGAGAACCCCTAGAAAAGATCACCAACAGCCGTCCTCCCTGCGTCATCCTGTGA